The following coding sequences are from one Culex quinquefasciatus strain JHB chromosome 1, VPISU_Cqui_1.0_pri_paternal, whole genome shotgun sequence window:
- the LOC119765284 gene encoding uncharacterized protein PF11_0207-like has translation MEQRTPLAERNRRAKMRFLAGIKKHYEAKRQTSMESLNSTTAEPKKVDLTVPGTPVSSRYLSTLSRPESDTEMDSAKGETELPNEIVVSSLVIDRFLKDMKGLGVEEQAQVDGEEKDGGEELGETAQEYFKESDQQRAYQRSFSKAAQTLHTAEVKSPVVKRYFEESSAKQSYSREFSEAVNELDPVKVKEDPLVDDSKSATRGYKSSVPGTPISSKLLHKLKNSNYISDSSDDEGDGPKSSTALADPLDKFIKDMEQLKALKESNMAKIEKQPLIDFSVDEYLESSKEAKTYARSFSQAVQTLNASEVKNPVIKDYFDQSEEMKTFRREFSEVYQELSEKPTSTKVDAVEKKVEKVERKLETKPDEAQEILKQILETKFEPPKLEKREFKDDFSVDAYLDTSETKKTYARTFSEAAQTLHSSDVKNPAVREYFDQSEAKQSFRREFSEVYQEVLNVTEFARDVVAEKSATVSTKTTASSDQQQEQEPQQAKDNEQSAKSISRSGGDEDGSAPAPDSELAQYKRSVSVPGTPINSRKLFPKQQQQQQQQQQMRDGAKQSDNANNNNNNGASSAAGVVPKNRAQSATADCSLEKEFWKKFGASEI, from the exons ATGGAACAACGAACCCCGTTGGCCGAGCGGAATCGCCGCGCCAAGATGCGCTTCCTGGCCGGGATCAAGAAGCATTACGAGGCCAAGCGGCAGACGTCGATGGAATCGCTCAACTCGACGACGGCGGAGCCCAAGAAGGTGGACCTGACCGTTCCGGGAACGCCCGTGTCGTCACGTTATTTGAGTACGCTTTCGCGGCCGGAGTCGGACACGGAAATGGACTCGGCGAAGGGTGAGACTGAGCTGCCGAACGAGATCGTCGTCAGCAGCTTGGTGATTGATCGGTTCCTGAAGGACATGAAGGGGTTGGGGGTGGAGGAGCAAGCGCAGGTTGATGGTGAGGAGAAGGACGGTGGAGAGGAGCTGGGGGAGACGGCACAGGAGTACTTTAAGGAGTCGGATCAGCAACGGGCGTACCAACGATCGTTCAGCAAGGCCGCTCAAACGTTGCACACGGCTGAGGTGAAGAGTCCGGTGGTGAAGCGGTATTTTGAGGAGTCATCCGCCAAACAGAGTTACAGTCGGGAATTTAGTGAGGCCGTCAACGAGCTGGACCCGGTGAAGGTTAAGGAGGATCCCTTGGTGGACGATTCCAAGTCGGCGACGCGAGGTTACAAGTCGTCGGTGCCGGGAACGCCCATCAGCTCGAAGCTGTTGCACAAGTTGAAGAACTCGAATTACATAAGTGACTCGTCGGATGACGAAGGGGACGGACCGAAGAGTTCGACGGCCCTGGCGGATCCACTGGATAAGTTTATCAAAGATATGGAGCAGTTGAAGGCGCTGAAAGAGAGCAACATGGCCAAGATCGAGAAGCAGCCGTTGATTGACTTCTCCGTAGACGAGTACTTGGAATCATCGAAGGAGGCCAAGACGTACGCGAGGTCGTTTTCGCAAGCAGTGCAGACATTGAACGCGAGTGAAGTCAAGAACCCGGTGATCAAGGACTACTTTGACCAATCGGAGGAGATGAAAACGTTTAGGCGGGAATTTTCCGAAGTGTACCAGGAGTTGAGCGAAAAGCCTACGTCTACTAAGGTAGATGCAGTGGAAAAGAAGGTGGAGAAGGTCGAGCGGAAGTTGGAGACAAAACCTGATGAGGCTCAAGAGATATTGAAGCAAATTCTGGAAACAAAGTTTGAACCGCCCAAGTTGGAAAAGCGCGAGTTCAAGGACGACTTTTCCGTGGATGCCTACTTGGACACGTCCGAGACGAAGAAGACCTACGCACGCACCTTTTCGGAAGCGGCGCAAACGCTGCACTCGAGCGACGTGAAGAATCCGGCCGTCCGCGAGTACTTTGATCAGTCCGAGGCGAAGCAATCGTTCCGTCGAGAATTCTCCGAAGTTTATCAGGAGGTGTTGAACGTAACCGAGTTTGCACGTGATGTTGTGGCAGAAAAAAGTGCAACCGTTAGCACAAAGACAACGGCATCATCTGACCAACAGCAGGAGCAGGAGCCTCAACAGGCTAAAGATAACGAACAAAGCGCGAAATCAATTTCACGCTCCGGTGGCGATGAAGATGGATCAGCACCAGCTCCCGACTCGGAGCTTGCCCAGTATAAGCGAAGCGTATCCGTTCCCGGTACACCGATCAACTCGAGAAAGCTATTCCcgaaacagcaacaacaacaacaacaacagcagcagatgCGCGACGGTGCAAAGCAATCAGATA atgccaacaacaacaacaacaatggtgCTTCTTCAGCTGCTGGCGTCGTCCCGAAGAACCGTGCCCAGTCTGCTACCGCCGATTGCAGTTTGGAGAAGGAGTTTTGGAAGAAATTTGGTGCTTCGGAAATTTAA